DNA from Algisphaera agarilytica:
GTGGCACGCCGGTCCAGATCGAGATGGACAGCCGACGCGTGCAGGAACACGAGGTGTACGCACGCAAGGTCGAACGCGAAAAAGCCAAGGCCGAGAAACTCGCCGCCAAGCCCAAACACATCGAGCCGCCCGAACCGTTGGGCCCGCTCGACGAGACCGCCCGCTACTGCCCGAACCCCGAGTGCCCCGCCCAGTTCCGTGAACGGCTTATCCACTTCGTCGGCCGCAACCAGATGGACATTGATGCGCTGGGCGAAAAGACCATTCATCAACTCGCCGACGCCGGGCTGCTCACCAACCTCGGCGACATCTTCCAGCTGCACGAAAAACGCGAGGACATCCTCGCCCTCGAACGTATGGCCGAGAAGAAGGTCGACAACCTCGTCCAGGGCATCGAAGACGCCAAGGGCCGCGGTCTGGCCCGCGTGTTGGCCGGACTGACGATCCGTCACGTGGGCAACAGCGGGTCGCGCGTTTTCGCCCGGGCGTTCGGTAATGTCGACGCGCTTGTCGCCGCCGACCTCGAACAACTTGAGGCCCTCGAAGACGTCGGCCCGATCACCGCCCAATCCCTGTACGACTTCCTGCACAACGAAACGGGACAGCACGTCATTGATGAACTCAAACAAGCCGGCGTCGACCTGACCGAAGAGCAACCGGCCGTGGTCGAAAGCAGCGGCGACTCGCCCTTCGCCGGCAAGAAGATCGTCCTCACCGGCACCCTCGAACACTTCAAGCGCAACGACCTCAAGGCCAAGCTCGAAACACTCGGCGCCAAGGTCAGTGGCAGCGTCAGCAAGAACACCGACATCCTGATCGCCGGCGAATCAGCGGGGTCCAAACTGACCAAGGCCGAGTCGCTGGGTGTTGAGGTATGGAACGAAGCCCAACTGCTCAAATCGCTCCCCGAGTGATTCGGCGGGTTCAAATGTCAAAGAGCGAATCCGTGTCCCCCGCCTCACCCGCTGCCGTGGCCGGCGTGGGGTGGGCGGGTTGGGTTGTCGTTTCGATCCGATCGCGGAGCTTCAGAGACGCGGAGACGCGGAGCAAGGCAGGAAGACTTTGGTTTAAAAACCTATTGCCTTGGTTTTCCTCCGCGCCTTTGCGTCTCCAAAGCTCCGCGATCGGATCGAAACGAATCCCAGAACACGGACCCTCGACCAACGACGACGGGTTCCGACCTTGAGCGATCCCGGCAAGGTGGTGAGCTCAAGTGTCGCCACGCACCCGACGTGTGCGTCAGCCCGGCTCCACGGATATGGGCGTGCTTGGTGCCTTGCCTGTGCGACCTTCACGCCTGAAGTGCCACCGTGGTCCGACATTAGGGGACAGAGCGGGCCAGGTGTGCGCACAGAAAAGTCGCTGATTTCACGGAGATGAGCAATGACAAGGAGTAAGAATTTTTCTGCGTTGATGTTTTTCTGCGTTCGGGCGTGCCCCGTTGTGCGCACGGATCCGACTTTAGCCCGGGGTCAATGACCCCGGGCCGCCGCGGGGGGCAATGACATGATCGTGGCATCCACTCAAACCATACGAAACGGATTCATTGGCTCGGACCACGCAAACCCAACACGTCTGCCGCAGCAGCCCCGGGTCATTGACCCGGGGCTAAGGGGGCGGGGCTAGCCCCCAATTCTGCGAGTCGGCCTCGCTATCGGCCGATGTCTGAGTATGCTGGGGGGGCAACTCCCGTGGGGCGTTCTGCCCCGTTTTTCTGTCTCGATGGGGCTGGGTCCATGTCCGTACCCGAAATCTATATCGCCACGGCCATCGAAACCGACGGGCCGATCCCAGGGCCGCACTCGATGCTGAGCCTGGCGTCGGCGGCGTACCAGAAGAACAAGACGCTCGTCTCGACGTTCACCGCCAACCTCGAGTTGCTGCCCGAGGCCGAGGGCGACCCCGACACGCTGGCGTGGTGGAAGAGCAAGCCCGATGCGTGGGCGGTCTGCCGTCACGAGGCCGAGCCGGTGGGGCCGGCCATGCGCGAATACGCCGAGTGGGTCGAGCACCTGCCCGGCCAGCCGATCTACGTCGGCCACCCCGCGGCGTCGGGCTACATGTTTGTGACCTGGTACCTCCACCGCTTCGTCGGCCACAGTCCGTTCGGCCGGGGCGCGCTGGACCTGCGCACCCTCGCGATGGCGTTGCTGCACAAGCCCTACCGCGGCTCGAAGATGCGCCACATGCCCGACGCCTGGCTGCACGACTCGCCGCCGCGCACCTACGTTGCGCTGGATGATGCGCTGTCGGTCGGGCGATTGATGTGCCATATGTTCGACACGTGGAACACGCTGCCTCCTTTGTCGTTCGAGAAACTCGAAGCGGAAGACCTGCCGCTGCGCTGGTCGGAGTGAGGGGGTGACAAAACCATTGAGATTCTGGGGGATTTCGCTGGGATCAACGTCTTTCGATTTCAGCGATCGGTGTTAGCATGCGGTCTTTGTCTATAAACCGGGAGACCACGATGAAACTTGCAGAAGCTCTGATGTTGCGTTCGGACCAGGAAAAGAAGATCGCCTCGCTGCGCGAACGGATCGCCGCCAACGCGGTGGTGCAGGAAGGCGAGACCCCGCACTAAGACCCCGCCAAACTGATCAAGGAAGCGGTCGGCGTGCTCAAGGAAAACGAAAAACTGATTGCGCAGATCAACACCGCCAACCTCGCCAACACCCTGCCCGACGGCCGGACCATTACCGAAGCGATCGCGGCGCGCGATCGGCTGACGCAGCACCACGCGTTGCTGCATACCGCCATCTCGGGAAGCCAGCGTGAGCCCGACCGCTACAGCATGAGCGAGATCAAGTGGATCGCGACGCTCGAGGTCGGCAAGCTGCAGAAGCAGGCCGACGACCTGTCGAAGAAGATCCGTGAACTGAACGCGATGATCCAGCAGACCAACTGGAACGTCGAACTGTAATTGAGAGTCCCGGGCGTGCGCCAGACCCCGGCTCGAGGCCGAGGGGTTGAAAATATATCGGGCTCGATTAGCGGCGCTGCGGGCGGCGCCACCCTCCTTACCCCTCCGCCCCGCACCCCTTCATGTGCAAACCGGCCCAAAAGGCCGCTTCTCCTGCACCGCTCACCACCGGGCGCAGACGGGGCTCTCTTGCGCCCAGCGCGAGTAAAAATTTTTCGGAAGACACTGGAAATATTGCGGCTGGTGTATATAGTTGTTTAAACAACTAAATGGCCGATCGGCCGAAAGGACCCCCAAAATGAACACCACCCCCACCACCGAACTCCGCCCCGCCGACGAGCGCGGCACCTCGAACCTGGGCTGGCTCGACTCGAAGCACAGCTTTTCCTTCGGCGGGTACCACGACCCACGCCGGATGGGCTACCACGGCCTGCGCGTGCTCAACGACGACCGCGTCGCCCCGGGCATGGGCTTCGATACCCACCCCCACCGCGACATGGAGATCCTCACCTGGGTGCTGGATGGCGAACTGGCCCACAAGGACTCGATGGGCCACGCCAGCAGCCTCGGGGCCGGCGGCGTGCAACTTATGTCCGCAGGCACCGGCGTGACCCACAGCGAATTCAACGGCCGCAGCGATGCGCCCGTGCACTTCCTGCAGGTCTGGATCATACCGCGCGAGCGCGGCACCAAGCCGCGCTACCAGGAAGCCATCCCCGACGCCGCGACCCGCGACGGACAGTTCGCCGCGCTCGCCACCCCCGATGGCCGTGACGGCTCGCTGGTGATCGGCGCGGAGGCCGAGGTGTACGTCGGCGATTTCGCAGATGGCCAATCCACAACGCTGTCGATCCCCGATGGCCGAGTGGAATACGTTCACGTCGCCACGGGCAGCGTGACGGTCAACGGCGAACCCGCCCAAGCAGGCGATGCGATCACCTCGGACGGCGACGCCACGATCGAGATCGCGGGCGTGAACCCCAAGAGTCAGGTGCTGGCCTTCGTATTGCCGGCGTGACACCTGCTCCCTACCCCCGCACCGACATACACCCGGTGCGGGGGGTTTCGCATGGTTACAATGGCCGCATGATCCGACGCGCGACGATCACCGATGTCCCGGCGATGGGGCGAATCATCAATGACGCGGCTGAGTTTGGGCTGATGCTGCCCAAATCGACCGCGGCGTTGTATGAGAACGTGCGCCAGTTCCATGTGGTCGAGGATGACGACGCGGGCTCGCCGACGCACGGCGAGGTGGTTGGGGTGTGTGGGCTCTCCATCATCTGGGCGAACCTCGCAGAGGTGGTGTCGCTGGCGGTGTCGCCCTCGCAGCGGGGCAAGGGGCTGGGCAAGCGGCTGGTCGAGGCGTGTCTGGATGAAGCGAAGCAGCTCGGGATCAAGCGGGTGATGTCGCTGACCTACGAGCAGAAGTTTTTCGAGCGGCTGGGTTTTTCGGTGGTGGACCGGCAGAACCTGCCACTGAAAGTCTGGGCGGACTGCGTGCGGTGCCCGAAGCACGACGCGTGCGACGAGATCGCGATGATCCGGGTGTTTGATGATGTGCCCGAGCCCGAGGGTGCCCCCGCGACGCCGAGCACGGCCCAGGGGGCGCGGTTCGAGGTGCCGGTGGTGATCACGACCACGGCGGTGGGGAAAGACGGCAAGCCACTCATCGGGGACTGAAGCCAGCCGAAATCATGGCCCGGGATCACACGGCCTAATAAATAAGATTTAACTTATTTATTTATCATTTTAACGCCCACGTCTTCTCAGAACCGAATAGCCCGCGGCGGCCGGGCTACACTAACGCGAACCGATGTCCGTTGAAGCGACCGCCTGGCACGATGTGGTGTGTGGGTCCGCGCCCGTTGGCGCGCTGGCCGAGGCGGTAGCGCGCGGGGACTCGGCGGCGGCGAACGGAGCGCGGGGGTCGGTCGCGGCGCTGGTCGCGGGCGGGGTGGCGCGGGAGCTGGGGCGGACGGTGCTACTGGTGGTGGCCCACCTCGACGAGGCGGACGATGCGCTGGACGACCTGGAGGGGTATGCC
Protein-coding regions in this window:
- a CDS encoding DIP1984 family protein; translated protein: MKLAEALMLRSDQEKKIASLRERIAANAVVQEGETPH
- a CDS encoding DIP1984 family protein, translating into MIKEAVGVLKENEKLIAQINTANLANTLPDGRTITEAIAARDRLTQHHALLHTAISGSQREPDRYSMSEIKWIATLEVGKLQKQADDLSKKIRELNAMIQQTNWNVEL
- a CDS encoding pirin family protein codes for the protein MNTTPTTELRPADERGTSNLGWLDSKHSFSFGGYHDPRRMGYHGLRVLNDDRVAPGMGFDTHPHRDMEILTWVLDGELAHKDSMGHASSLGAGGVQLMSAGTGVTHSEFNGRSDAPVHFLQVWIIPRERGTKPRYQEAIPDAATRDGQFAALATPDGRDGSLVIGAEAEVYVGDFADGQSTTLSIPDGRVEYVHVATGSVTVNGEPAQAGDAITSDGDATIEIAGVNPKSQVLAFVLPA
- a CDS encoding N-acetyltransferase; the encoded protein is MIRRATITDVPAMGRIINDAAEFGLMLPKSTAALYENVRQFHVVEDDDAGSPTHGEVVGVCGLSIIWANLAEVVSLAVSPSQRGKGLGKRLVEACLDEAKQLGIKRVMSLTYEQKFFERLGFSVVDRQNLPLKVWADCVRCPKHDACDEIAMIRVFDDVPEPEGAPATPSTAQGARFEVPVVITTTAVGKDGKPLIGD